A portion of the Rubritalea squalenifaciens DSM 18772 genome contains these proteins:
- a CDS encoding RNA-binding protein → MHNNDLLHTEKILADRKIFFLDLKENARGKVVKITEDVGGNRDTIMVPADILGDFIAALSDIKATADSSE, encoded by the coding sequence ATGCATAACAACGACCTGTTGCATACAGAAAAGATTCTCGCAGACCGTAAGATCTTTTTCTTGGATTTGAAGGAAAACGCCCGTGGCAAAGTGGTGAAGATCACTGAAGACGTGGGAGGAAACCGTGACACCATCATGGTGCCAGCGGATATCCTCGGCGACTTCATTGCTGCGTTGTCTGATATCAAAGCGACTGCTGACTCCTCAGAGTAG
- a CDS encoding GntR family transcriptional regulator, with translation MKDKLPRIPLEKLSLPELLAGKLKQLILEKKWTHELPGIRALSETFGVSTLVVKQALEQLEQEGLLDPAEKGKARHIHLGAVPPDSASDTLILLRPYKHLMSTLTNEVYETCLRQLIAMEASFREIAIDVKDGSQFSLPSHEDVSQITNLKGVIACDVAHDKAREAFGPDVPMLVMGPKLIEDSRCASVALSISDTFAKLIHHLLQLGLSFVPILTSYPTKAFHAKLSHLTEEIYASHQLRYREELHLPYTDYSNLESVISRILDYGLPEAVICLGNDQWCFLTHYFMQRGLKVEVLCLFETPLFRLFKSKPYVCQPLYEDYASALCDWLTQLDHPMPLTFNRKVGCRFSWEKKK, from the coding sequence ATGAAAGACAAACTCCCCCGCATTCCGCTGGAGAAACTCAGCTTGCCTGAGTTACTAGCTGGAAAACTGAAGCAGCTCATCCTGGAAAAAAAGTGGACGCATGAGCTGCCCGGTATTCGTGCCCTCAGTGAGACCTTTGGCGTGAGCACGCTAGTGGTCAAACAAGCTTTAGAGCAGCTCGAGCAAGAAGGCTTGCTTGATCCCGCAGAGAAGGGAAAAGCGCGGCACATCCACTTGGGTGCAGTCCCTCCAGACTCAGCCAGCGATACTCTCATCTTGCTGCGCCCGTATAAGCACCTGATGTCCACCCTAACAAATGAAGTCTATGAGACCTGTCTAAGACAACTCATCGCCATGGAGGCAAGCTTTCGTGAGATCGCTATTGATGTCAAAGACGGTAGCCAATTCAGCCTACCAAGCCATGAAGATGTCAGCCAAATTACCAATCTCAAAGGAGTGATAGCCTGCGACGTAGCGCATGATAAAGCCCGGGAAGCCTTTGGACCTGATGTTCCCATGCTCGTGATGGGTCCTAAGCTGATAGAGGACTCTCGCTGCGCCAGCGTGGCCCTCTCGATATCAGATACCTTCGCCAAGTTGATCCATCATCTCCTTCAGCTAGGATTAAGCTTCGTCCCCATACTAACAAGCTATCCCACCAAAGCCTTTCATGCGAAACTGAGCCATCTGACTGAAGAGATCTACGCATCCCATCAACTACGCTACCGCGAGGAACTGCACTTGCCTTACACCGATTACAGTAACCTGGAATCCGTCATCTCCAGGATCCTGGACTATGGCCTGCCTGAGGCGGTGATCTGCCTAGGGAATGACCAGTGGTGCTTTCTTACCCACTACTTCATGCAGCGGGGGCTCAAAGTAGAGGTTCTATGCCTGTTTGAGACACCGCTCTTCAGGCTTTTCAAATCGAAACCCTACGTCTGCCAGCCACTTTATGAAGACTACGCCAGCGCCCTGTGCGACTGGCTCACCCAGTTAGACCATCCAATGCCGCTCACCTTCAACCGCAAGGTAGGCTGCCGCTTCAGCTGGGAGAAAAAAAAATAG
- a CDS encoding 3-keto-disaccharide hydrolase codes for MKFTTLALALVCAPLVACAADETKTTQEESKAVPIFDGKTLNGWKKVGGSGEFKVEDGCIVGFGKNVRGNTFLRTVKEYGDFEFTYEFKFDDLTGNSGLMFRAAQKPGENGRVFGYQCEGDNTKRGWSAGLFDEARRGWLFPVKNGDEHKFHREWFSAEGNRVFKFDGWNTFKIRCKGNHIQTWLNGVKRVDFVDTDKENDTRKGFFGLQVHGGKSCNVRWRKLVIREL; via the coding sequence ATGAAATTCACCACACTAGCACTCGCTCTCGTTTGTGCACCGCTCGTTGCTTGCGCTGCGGATGAGACAAAGACTACTCAGGAAGAAAGCAAAGCGGTTCCTATTTTTGACGGCAAGACCCTTAACGGGTGGAAGAAAGTCGGCGGATCTGGAGAATTCAAGGTCGAGGATGGCTGTATCGTCGGTTTCGGCAAGAACGTCCGCGGCAATACTTTCCTCCGCACCGTCAAGGAGTACGGTGATTTCGAATTCACCTATGAATTCAAGTTTGATGATCTTACTGGCAACTCCGGCCTGATGTTCCGCGCGGCGCAGAAGCCTGGCGAGAACGGCCGTGTCTTCGGCTACCAATGCGAGGGGGACAACACCAAGCGTGGCTGGTCCGCAGGCCTGTTTGATGAAGCCCGCCGCGGCTGGCTCTTCCCTGTAAAAAATGGCGATGAGCACAAGTTCCACCGCGAGTGGTTCTCTGCGGAAGGTAACCGTGTTTTCAAGTTTGATGGCTGGAATACTTTTAAGATCCGCTGCAAGGGTAACCACATCCAGACCTGGCTCAATGGCGTCAAGCGTGTCGACTTCGTAGACACAGACAAGGAGAACGACACCCGCAAAGGGTTCTTCGGCCTCCAGGTACACGGCGGCAAGTCATGCAACGTTCGCTGGCGTAAGCTCGTGATCCGCGAGCTCTAA